Proteins found in one uncultured Desulfuromonas sp. genomic segment:
- the ftsZ gene encoding cell division protein FtsZ, with protein MFEFDETLDQTAKIKVIGVGGGGSNVVDAMINAQIIGVEFIVANTDAQALKRSVAPMKIQLGTKLTKGLGAGANPDIGREAAMEDRSRIVELLTGADMVFVACGLGGGTGTGAAPVIAEAAKEVGALTVGVVTKPFSREGRQRLVKAESGVEELKRVVDSLIVIPNDRLIGLAGKNMSILDAFKPSDDVLRQAVQGISDLITTSGLINVDFADVKSVMSERGMAMMGIGVSEGEKRASEAAQQAISSPLLEEIDISGAKGVLVNISGSSSMTMEEFDEASRIVHEKVHEDANIIVGLVINEDLGERLKITAIATGFGDSFEKDKRHLKNIKEDVAKMIGSKVDLDVPTIIRNQQRDAARNMRLKGNEEDEYDIPTFLRKRVD; from the coding sequence ATGTTTGAATTTGATGAAACACTAGACCAGACAGCTAAGATCAAGGTAATCGGTGTTGGCGGAGGCGGCAGCAATGTCGTGGATGCCATGATTAACGCCCAGATTATCGGGGTTGAATTTATCGTCGCCAACACAGATGCCCAGGCACTTAAACGCAGTGTGGCACCGATGAAGATTCAGCTCGGCACCAAACTGACCAAAGGTTTGGGTGCCGGAGCCAATCCCGATATTGGCCGTGAAGCGGCCATGGAAGATCGCAGCCGTATCGTTGAGCTGTTGACCGGCGCTGACATGGTGTTTGTCGCCTGTGGTCTCGGCGGCGGTACCGGCACCGGCGCCGCTCCGGTGATTGCTGAAGCCGCCAAAGAGGTTGGTGCGTTGACCGTCGGTGTGGTTACCAAACCGTTTTCCCGTGAGGGTCGGCAGCGTCTGGTCAAGGCGGAAAGTGGTGTTGAAGAACTGAAGAGGGTCGTTGATTCACTGATTGTTATTCCCAATGACCGCCTTATCGGTCTGGCGGGCAAGAATATGAGCATTCTCGATGCCTTTAAACCGTCCGATGACGTGCTGCGCCAGGCGGTTCAGGGGATCTCAGATCTGATTACCACCAGCGGCCTGATCAACGTCGACTTTGCTGACGTTAAGTCGGTGATGAGTGAACGCGGTATGGCCATGATGGGCATTGGCGTCTCTGAAGGGGAAAAACGCGCCAGCGAAGCAGCGCAACAAGCCATCAGCAGTCCGTTGCTGGAAGAGATCGATATTTCCGGGGCCAAAGGTGTTCTAGTCAACATCTCCGGTTCCAGCAGTATGACCATGGAAGAATTTGACGAAGCATCACGCATCGTTCACGAGAAGGTTCATGAAGATGCCAACATCATCGTCGGTTTGGTCATCAATGAAGACTTGGGTGAGCGTCTCAAGATTACCGCCATTGCCACCGGCTTTGGTGATTCCTTTGAAAAAGATAAGCGCCACCTGAAGAATATCAAGGAAGATGTTGCCAAGATGATCGGCTCTAAAGTTGATCTTGATGTGCCGACCATCATCCGCAACCAACAGCGTGATGCGGCGCGCAATATGCGTCTCAAAGGCAACGAAGAAGATGAGTACGACATTCCGACGTTCCTGCGTAAGCGCGTCGATTAA
- a CDS encoding flavin reductase family protein, whose product MKKSLGPQTLAYPTPVYLVGSYDKDGHANMMNAAWGGICNSIPPSIAVSIRKERYSYDGILHHKAFTINIPNAELSVAADYFGLASGRNEDKIATAGLTTERATHVNAPLLCECPLVIECRLLNHFELGGHTQMIGEIMDVKVEESCLDDNGNPDITKVDPMLFAPGNRAYFKVGEEVGKAFAIGKSLMGKSS is encoded by the coding sequence ATGAAAAAATCACTAGGTCCCCAAACCCTGGCCTATCCGACGCCCGTCTATTTGGTCGGCAGTTATGACAAGGACGGCCACGCCAATATGATGAATGCCGCCTGGGGTGGCATCTGCAATTCGATACCGCCAAGTATTGCTGTTTCTATCCGTAAGGAACGCTACAGTTATGACGGTATTCTTCATCACAAAGCGTTTACCATCAATATCCCCAACGCGGAACTGAGTGTCGCTGCCGATTATTTCGGCCTTGCCAGTGGCCGCAATGAGGACAAGATTGCCACTGCCGGATTGACCACGGAACGGGCGACTCATGTCAATGCGCCGTTATTGTGTGAATGCCCGCTGGTGATCGAATGCCGCTTACTCAACCATTTTGAACTGGGTGGTCATACCCAGATGATCGGCGAGATCATGGATGTCAAAGTGGAAGAGAGTTGTCTCGATGATAACGGAAATCCTGATATTACCAAGGTTGACCCGATGCTGTTTGCTCCGGGAAATCGGGCCTACTTCAAGGTTGGCGAAGAGGTTGGTAAGGCTTTTGCAATTGGTAAAAGCTTGATGGGAAAATCGTCATAA
- a CDS encoding diguanylate cyclase → MLETKKRGLIKRFIRLITFVDLPIRRKFSLFSVGVLFWFVLLSCVSFYVLVDVNIKTSQVVDRLLPYERFAQDALRSSNEMGHLLVDLSEAGREQTVTLKSERVKASLMAISQGLEPLQSPKMASPLHLIWEKISRTSWIDEQGNQNYLKTVTLSTQTLMQLVNEITFLKMEQLQSGSVDQPKLEQLTGRFVAAEAEMTNATVSFLESISHQTNHYSSAITTTTSYAFWMIITVLTLASGLLAIFTFWISDSIVIPVSSMIAKIHTLATGHVDLTDKIQVRSDDEIGEMSQEFNDLMDTVHGMTVFKNVIEEDATLEDVYSRMGEAFSTNVRIEDYRIYEVNSDYKGMQAVFPVAMSEKELDCHPDILTSCDLCRAVKTGHPISSLAYDRVCKQFMEDQTKVHVCVPMIIGGHAGGVVQFVFDKEGEQALSRNEIEQKVAKAEAYIKQSLSVLEAKRLMNTLRESSLRDPMTGLFNRRFLQDQAGHLIAGTLRRKKNIGLLMCDIDFFKQVNDQYGHDAGDQVLKETSAIIQKSVRESDVVVRFGGEEFLVILTDIEAGDAMSVAEKIRSNIEDKVFMVGPEKIRKTISLGVSEYPSDSEGFWQSIKYADVALYQAKETGRNKALRFEEAMWTAEEF, encoded by the coding sequence ATGCTTGAAACCAAGAAAAGAGGCCTGATCAAACGGTTCATCCGTCTGATTACCTTTGTGGATTTGCCGATTCGCCGCAAGTTCTCATTGTTTTCCGTCGGAGTGCTGTTCTGGTTTGTGTTGTTATCCTGTGTGTCGTTTTATGTGCTGGTCGATGTCAATATCAAAACGTCACAAGTGGTGGATCGTCTGTTGCCTTATGAGCGTTTTGCCCAGGATGCCCTCCGCAGTTCCAACGAGATGGGGCATTTGCTGGTAGACCTTTCTGAAGCCGGTCGTGAACAAACCGTGACGTTGAAGTCGGAACGGGTTAAAGCCAGTTTGATGGCCATCAGCCAGGGGCTTGAACCGTTGCAGTCACCCAAAATGGCTTCACCACTGCATCTGATTTGGGAAAAGATCAGTCGCACCAGCTGGATCGACGAGCAGGGCAACCAGAACTATCTGAAAACCGTCACTCTGTCGACTCAGACGTTGATGCAGCTGGTCAACGAAATCACCTTTCTTAAGATGGAACAGTTACAGAGCGGCAGTGTTGACCAACCCAAGCTCGAACAATTGACCGGCCGTTTTGTTGCGGCGGAAGCGGAAATGACCAATGCCACGGTCAGCTTTCTCGAATCGATCTCTCACCAGACCAATCACTATTCCAGTGCCATTACGACGACAACCAGCTACGCATTCTGGATGATCATTACCGTGCTGACTCTGGCCAGTGGGCTGTTGGCTATTTTTACGTTCTGGATTTCCGACTCCATCGTCATTCCAGTGTCTTCAATGATTGCTAAAATACATACCCTGGCGACCGGCCATGTTGATCTGACCGATAAGATTCAGGTGCGTTCCGACGATGAAATCGGCGAGATGAGTCAGGAGTTTAACGATCTGATGGACACGGTGCATGGCATGACGGTGTTCAAAAATGTTATTGAAGAGGATGCCACCCTGGAAGATGTTTACTCGCGTATGGGCGAGGCGTTCAGCACCAATGTCCGAATTGAAGATTACCGTATTTATGAGGTCAACTCGGATTATAAAGGGATGCAGGCCGTGTTTCCTGTGGCGATGTCAGAAAAAGAGCTGGATTGTCATCCCGATATTCTCACGTCCTGTGATCTGTGCCGGGCAGTGAAAACCGGCCATCCCATCTCGTCGCTGGCCTATGATCGGGTATGCAAACAGTTTATGGAAGACCAGACCAAGGTGCATGTGTGTGTACCGATGATCATTGGCGGTCATGCCGGTGGCGTGGTGCAGTTTGTTTTTGATAAAGAGGGTGAGCAAGCGTTGAGCCGTAACGAAATTGAGCAAAAGGTGGCCAAGGCTGAAGCCTATATCAAACAATCGTTGTCGGTTCTTGAAGCCAAGCGTTTGATGAACACGTTGCGCGAATCTTCGTTGCGCGATCCAATGACCGGTTTGTTCAATCGTCGGTTCCTCCAGGATCAGGCTGGCCATCTCATTGCCGGCACTCTGCGGCGCAAAAAGAACATTGGCTTGTTGATGTGTGATATCGATTTTTTCAAGCAGGTCAACGATCAGTACGGTCATGATGCCGGTGATCAGGTGCTTAAGGAGACCTCGGCGATTATTCAGAAATCGGTTCGCGAATCGGATGTGGTGGTACGCTTTGGTGGTGAGGAGTTTCTGGTTATTCTTACCGATATTGAGGCCGGTGACGCTATGAGCGTTGCCGAGAAGATCCGCAGCAATATCGAAGATAAGGTGTTTATGGTTGGCCCGGAAAAAATCCGTAAAACCATCAGCCTTGGTGTCAGCGAATATCCCAGCGATTCCGAAGGATTCTGGCAATCGATTAAGTATGCTGATGTGGCTCTGTATCAGGCGAAAGAAACCGGCCGCAATAAAGCGTTGCGTTTTGAAGAGGCGATGTGGACGGCTGAGGAATTCTGA
- the selD gene encoding selenide, water dikinase SelD, with translation MIMDKSKIGLTQLARSAGUAAKLGPETLAQVLSQLPHNDDPRLLSHDIPCADAGIYQLTDDILLLQSIDFFTPVVDDPYMFGAIAAANALSDVFAMGGQPITAMNMVGFPNCLPVDVLTQILKGGTAKVHEAGATMVGGHSVEDEEPKYGLAVTGTVHPDNLITSQGCKPGDILVLTKPLGTGLLTTALKAEVINEAQITEALQGMARLNRYASEAMRQVGISACTDVTGFGLLGHALEMAEASGIRLLISGSSLPEYPLARDMAETGLVPEGSFRNNRHYMPRVTGAEHQAQADIDLLCDPQTSGGLLMAVHPERLDALCQALKHAGDHAFVIGEVADGPAGTMELI, from the coding sequence ATGATCATGGATAAATCAAAAATCGGCCTGACCCAACTGGCCAGAAGCGCTGGCTGAGCGGCAAAATTGGGTCCCGAGACCCTGGCTCAGGTGCTGAGCCAATTGCCACATAATGATGACCCACGGTTATTATCGCACGATATCCCCTGTGCTGATGCCGGCATCTACCAGCTGACAGATGACATTCTGCTGTTGCAGTCCATCGACTTCTTTACCCCGGTTGTCGATGATCCGTACATGTTTGGTGCCATTGCCGCGGCCAATGCCCTGTCGGATGTGTTTGCCATGGGCGGCCAGCCGATTACCGCAATGAACATGGTCGGTTTCCCCAATTGTCTTCCGGTGGATGTGCTGACGCAAATTCTTAAAGGCGGCACCGCCAAAGTGCATGAAGCTGGAGCCACCATGGTTGGTGGCCACTCGGTAGAAGATGAAGAGCCCAAGTACGGCCTGGCTGTCACCGGTACGGTTCACCCCGACAATTTGATCACCTCACAGGGGTGCAAACCCGGCGATATTCTGGTCCTGACGAAACCGCTCGGCACCGGCTTGCTGACCACCGCCTTGAAAGCTGAGGTGATCAATGAAGCACAGATCACAGAGGCGCTGCAAGGAATGGCGCGACTCAACCGCTACGCCTCGGAAGCAATGCGTCAGGTCGGCATCTCCGCCTGTACTGATGTCACCGGCTTTGGTCTGCTCGGTCACGCCCTGGAGATGGCCGAGGCCAGCGGTATCCGTCTGCTGATTTCCGGGTCCAGCCTGCCGGAATACCCGCTGGCGCGCGACATGGCCGAGACAGGACTGGTACCGGAAGGGAGTTTTCGCAATAACCGTCACTATATGCCGCGGGTGACCGGGGCTGAGCATCAAGCCCAAGCAGACATTGATCTGCTGTGTGACCCGCAAACATCCGGTGGGCTACTGATGGCCGTTCATCCGGAACGTCTTGATGCGTTATGTCAGGCGCTGAAACACGCTGGGGATCACGCCTTTGTTATCGGCGAAGTGGCGGATGGACCTGCAGGTACGATGGAATTGATCTGA
- a CDS encoding FtsQ-type POTRA domain-containing protein, with the protein MRDMKPTKGKRARDNVRVRPAREWKKVFTRLLHGILILCCTVLIVSGATLLMNLVSNSDHFRVETIEVVGNRKLTDQDVIALSDIRQGVRTFDLDLEIIGQKLAENDWIHDAVVERKLPRGIVIRLRERETVFIINLDYLFYVDRSGEIFKVLRAGDPLNYPLVSGMDRQQLLDEPDKSREQLQQVATLIDQLDQRKVFDLQDVSQIKIDTNEGLILYTGLYGVPIKIGWKDYADKLDRLEKIYPELEPRLARLSYINLNVPDKVIVKKMTGQTIL; encoded by the coding sequence ATGCGGGATATGAAGCCGACCAAAGGCAAGCGTGCCAGAGATAATGTTCGAGTTCGACCGGCGCGAGAATGGAAAAAGGTGTTTACCCGCCTGTTGCACGGGATTCTGATTCTGTGCTGCACGGTGTTAATCGTCAGTGGCGCAACCCTGCTGATGAATCTGGTCAGTAATTCGGACCATTTTCGGGTGGAAACCATCGAAGTGGTTGGCAATCGTAAACTGACCGACCAGGATGTCATTGCTCTGTCGGATATTCGACAGGGCGTGAGAACTTTTGACTTAGACCTGGAGATTATCGGTCAGAAGCTGGCGGAAAACGACTGGATCCATGATGCGGTGGTTGAACGAAAGCTGCCGCGCGGCATTGTTATCCGGCTGCGCGAACGTGAAACGGTGTTTATTATCAACCTCGACTATCTGTTTTACGTCGACCGCAGCGGCGAGATTTTCAAGGTCTTGCGCGCCGGTGATCCGTTGAATTATCCACTGGTTTCGGGAATGGATCGTCAGCAACTTCTCGATGAACCGGACAAGAGCCGTGAGCAGTTGCAGCAGGTGGCGACTTTGATTGATCAGCTTGATCAGCGCAAGGTGTTTGATTTACAGGATGTGTCGCAAATCAAGATCGACACGAACGAAGGGCTGATCCTCTATACCGGCTTGTACGGTGTGCCGATTAAAATAGGTTGGAAAGACTATGCCGATAAACTGGATCGGCTTGAAAAGATCTATCCAGAACTTGAGCCCCGCCTGGCGCGGTTGAGTTACATCAATCTCAATGTTCCGGATAAGGTCATCGTTAAGAAGATGACCGGTCAGACTATATTATGA
- a CDS encoding D-alanine--D-alanine ligase, with amino-acid sequence MKDKQQRIGVIMGGTSAEREVSLRTGAAIVKALAECGYTVVAIDADKNLPARLIDERIEVAFLAVHGRYGEDGTIQGLLELMQIPYTGSGVLASALAIDKAVTKRMVAQDGVPTPSATLVDETSVIDDIVRQCGHFPQVVKPVREGSTLGIAIANNADELKQAIAQARDYDRRVLVEDYIDGREVTVAVMNGRALSIIEIVPESGFYDYTAKYTVGKTRYLVPAPLPESQYQAIQKAAVTSYASLGCRGAARVDFMVTDDNFYFLEVNTIPGMTETSLLPKAAADCGMVFAKLVEEILDDASLDR; translated from the coding sequence ATGAAGGATAAGCAACAACGAATCGGTGTGATCATGGGCGGCACGTCAGCAGAGCGCGAGGTGTCGTTGCGAACCGGGGCGGCCATTGTCAAGGCCCTGGCGGAGTGCGGTTACACGGTGGTCGCGATTGATGCCGACAAAAATTTACCGGCTCGCTTGATTGACGAACGGATTGAGGTTGCGTTTCTTGCGGTCCATGGTCGTTACGGCGAAGACGGCACCATTCAAGGCCTGTTGGAACTGATGCAGATTCCTTACACCGGTAGCGGTGTGCTGGCATCGGCGCTGGCGATTGATAAAGCGGTAACGAAACGGATGGTTGCCCAAGACGGTGTGCCGACACCGTCCGCAACACTGGTGGATGAAACCAGTGTTATTGATGACATTGTTCGGCAGTGTGGCCATTTCCCGCAGGTGGTCAAGCCGGTGCGTGAAGGTTCGACGCTCGGGATCGCCATTGCCAACAATGCGGATGAACTGAAACAGGCCATTGCTCAGGCGCGTGACTATGATCGACGGGTTCTGGTTGAAGACTATATTGATGGTCGCGAAGTGACCGTGGCGGTGATGAACGGCCGCGCTCTGTCCATTATTGAAATAGTGCCGGAATCCGGTTTTTATGATTACACCGCAAAATATACCGTCGGCAAGACCCGCTATCTGGTGCCGGCACCGTTGCCTGAATCGCAGTATCAAGCCATTCAAAAGGCCGCTGTCACCAGTTATGCCAGCTTGGGATGCCGTGGTGCTGCCCGAGTCGATTTTATGGTGACTGACGACAATTTTTACTTTCTTGAAGTCAATACCATCCCGGGAATGACAGAAACCAGCTTGCTACCCAAGGCAGCAGCTGATTGCGGTATGGTTTTTGCAAAACTGGTAGAGGAAATTCTCGACGACGCGTCTCTGGACCGCTAA
- a CDS encoding radical SAM protein, translating to MALSADDIRDRHRQRRTDEVGAVIKPWHDQLKVALIYPNTYYHAMSNLGFQAVYHGIVQRDDCLCERFFLPDRDEVDFYHNNQLLSFESQLPLCDFDVAMFSLSFENDYLNLPKLSGMTRIPLWRHERDAAAPLFVAGGICAMLNPEPVADFIDAFVIGESEILLTPLLDTLSQGLSRDDALDELVRQPGFYCPDYYLPHYDDNGQRTGVDVRDPAPQWVKRQWLADLNTSDCRSFILTPHTAFGTMHLHEVSRGCSRGCRFCATGFTYLPPREKNVDTLRSQVLPALAADETAGLVGAAVSDYSHLEQISRLIREQGAHVSVASLRIDSLTRDDVAALRDGGQKTLALAPEAGSQRMRDLINKNLTEQQIIDAVALLADEGILNLKLYFLIGLPDEQAEDLDMFIVLIKTVRHVWVEKQKPFGRLGTITVSVNPFIPKPGTPFQWCAMDTQASLKKKVTQLRKAINRLANVHLQVESLRSAELQALLAVGDRQVAHLLPLLADGMNLKTACRNRGLDLNHLVHQPRRRDAILPWSVIDNGVKTDYLWNDYQRALLGQLTAPCQRACTRCGVCHAKKEENV from the coding sequence ATGGCGCTATCCGCTGACGATATACGCGACAGACATCGTCAACGCCGAACCGATGAGGTTGGTGCGGTGATCAAGCCGTGGCATGACCAGCTCAAAGTCGCCCTAATCTATCCCAACACGTATTACCACGCCATGAGTAACCTTGGTTTTCAGGCCGTTTACCATGGTATTGTGCAACGTGATGATTGCTTGTGTGAGCGTTTTTTCCTTCCGGATCGTGATGAGGTCGATTTTTATCACAATAACCAGCTGCTGTCGTTTGAGTCTCAACTCCCCTTGTGTGACTTCGATGTGGCGATGTTCTCACTGTCGTTTGAAAACGACTATCTGAATCTGCCTAAGCTTTCCGGGATGACCCGCATCCCGCTGTGGCGCCATGAGCGTGATGCCGCAGCTCCGCTGTTTGTTGCCGGCGGCATCTGCGCAATGCTCAATCCTGAGCCGGTGGCTGATTTCATTGATGCGTTTGTGATCGGCGAGTCGGAAATTCTGCTGACACCGTTGCTCGATACGTTAAGCCAAGGACTAAGCCGCGATGACGCCTTGGATGAGCTGGTGCGCCAGCCGGGATTTTACTGCCCGGACTACTATCTGCCTCACTACGATGACAACGGTCAGCGGACCGGTGTTGATGTGCGCGATCCAGCGCCGCAATGGGTGAAGCGTCAATGGCTTGCCGACCTCAATACCAGCGACTGCCGCTCGTTTATTCTCACACCTCATACTGCCTTCGGGACCATGCATCTGCATGAGGTGTCGCGAGGTTGTTCACGGGGGTGTCGGTTCTGTGCTACCGGCTTTACCTATTTGCCGCCGCGAGAAAAGAATGTTGACACGTTGCGTTCACAGGTGCTGCCGGCTCTGGCTGCAGATGAAACCGCTGGATTGGTGGGCGCTGCCGTCTCCGATTATAGCCACCTTGAGCAGATCAGTCGATTGATACGCGAGCAGGGTGCCCACGTGTCCGTCGCCAGTTTGCGTATCGACAGCCTGACCCGTGACGACGTTGCCGCACTGCGAGACGGTGGCCAGAAAACGCTGGCTCTGGCTCCAGAGGCCGGTAGTCAGCGGATGCGTGATCTGATCAATAAAAATTTGACGGAACAGCAAATTATTGATGCGGTGGCTCTTCTGGCTGACGAGGGGATCCTCAATCTCAAGTTGTACTTCCTCATTGGCCTTCCCGACGAACAGGCTGAGGATTTGGACATGTTCATTGTCCTGATCAAGACGGTGCGCCATGTTTGGGTGGAAAAGCAAAAACCATTCGGTCGACTCGGCACCATCACTGTGTCGGTCAATCCGTTTATTCCCAAACCGGGAACCCCTTTTCAGTGGTGCGCCATGGACACTCAGGCCTCATTGAAGAAAAAAGTGACCCAACTACGCAAGGCGATCAACCGTCTTGCCAATGTCCACCTGCAGGTGGAATCTCTGCGCAGTGCTGAACTGCAAGCTCTGCTGGCGGTGGGTGATCGTCAGGTTGCTCATCTGTTACCGTTGCTGGCCGATGGCATGAACCTGAAAACGGCGTGCCGTAACAGAGGTCTCGATCTGAATCATTTGGTCCATCAACCTCGACGACGCGATGCTATTTTGCCGTGGAGTGTGATAGATAATGGTGTGAAAACAGACTATTTGTGGAACGATTATCAGCGCGCTTTGCTCGGTCAATTAACCGCCCCTTGTCAACGTGCCTGTACGCGTTGCGGGGTGTGCCATGCTAAAAAGGAGGAAAACGTATGA
- the ftsA gene encoding cell division protein FtsA gives MSNRKENLIVGLDIGTTKICAIIASMTDSGLDIVGIGTSVSRGLRKGVVINIESTVDAIRKALQEAELMAGCEINSVFAGIAGAHITGFNSQGVIAIKNREVTSEDIQRVIDAAKAIAIPMDREVIHVIPQEFIIDDQDGIKEPLGMSGVRLESKVHIVTGAVASAQNIVKSCNKASVNVADIVLEPLASSEAVLSADEKELGVAIVDIGGGTTDLAIFVDGAIKHTAVLSLGGNHLTNDIAVGLRTPMAEAERIKHAYGSCLTSDIGKDETIEVPSVGGREPRILSRQLLAEILEPRVEEIFTLVNREIVRSGFEDLIASGVVITGGTSILPGMPELAEQIFNLPVRRGFPQGIGGLIDVVNSPIYATGVGLVIYGSKNQEINNFSIGQEKVFDKVMRRMKEWFGEFF, from the coding sequence ATGAGCAATCGTAAGGAAAATCTGATTGTTGGACTGGATATCGGCACAACGAAAATCTGTGCCATTATCGCCAGTATGACGGATTCGGGGTTGGATATTGTCGGTATCGGGACCAGCGTTTCCCGTGGTTTGCGAAAAGGCGTTGTCATCAACATTGAAAGCACGGTTGATGCGATCAGAAAAGCGTTGCAGGAAGCCGAGTTGATGGCCGGTTGCGAAATCAATTCGGTGTTTGCCGGCATTGCCGGTGCGCATATTACCGGATTTAACTCGCAGGGCGTCATTGCCATCAAGAACCGCGAAGTGACCAGTGAAGATATTCAGCGGGTCATTGACGCGGCCAAGGCGATTGCGATTCCCATGGATCGCGAAGTGATCCATGTGATTCCGCAGGAATTTATTATCGACGATCAGGATGGCATCAAAGAACCGCTCGGGATGAGTGGTGTGCGTCTGGAGTCGAAAGTGCATATCGTTACCGGTGCGGTGGCCAGTGCGCAGAATATTGTCAAAAGCTGTAATAAAGCCAGTGTCAATGTGGCGGATATTGTTCTGGAGCCATTGGCATCCTCCGAAGCGGTGTTGTCGGCGGACGAGAAAGAACTCGGTGTGGCGATTGTCGATATCGGCGGCGGGACCACGGATCTGGCGATTTTCGTCGATGGGGCGATCAAACATACCGCAGTACTGTCGCTGGGCGGTAACCACCTGACCAACGACATTGCCGTTGGGCTGCGGACACCCATGGCGGAAGCCGAGCGGATTAAACATGCCTACGGCAGCTGCCTGACCAGTGACATCGGCAAGGACGAAACCATTGAGGTGCCGTCGGTTGGCGGTCGCGAACCGCGCATTTTATCCCGGCAACTTCTGGCTGAGATCCTTGAGCCGAGGGTCGAGGAGATTTTCACTCTTGTTAACCGAGAGATCGTGCGCAGTGGTTTTGAAGATCTGATCGCTTCGGGTGTTGTGATCACCGGCGGGACCAGTATTTTGCCGGGGATGCCGGAATTGGCCGAACAGATTTTTAACCTGCCGGTCCGCCGTGGTTTTCCTCAGGGCATTGGCGGTCTAATCGATGTGGTCAACTCACCCATCTATGCCACGGGTGTTGGCCTGGTGATCTACGGCAGTAAGAATCAGGAGATCAACAATTTCTCCATTGGCCAGGAAAAAGTATTCGACAAAGTGATGCGCCGGATGAAGGAGTGGTTCGGCGAATTTTTCTAA